The following coding sequences lie in one Notolabrus celidotus isolate fNotCel1 chromosome 6, fNotCel1.pri, whole genome shotgun sequence genomic window:
- the LOC117813910 gene encoding homeodomain-interacting protein kinase 1-like, whose amino-acid sequence MSQSPASARRLSADKDCVVKPNDIINSSTTCYLVQDFVGKGCFGKVAKSVNLFTAKDVALKIVTSEDSRASKRELKMLQAIRGLDPVKTNVVDFFETFEHRGLTCLAFEKLDRDLFQLLMDRHAKPLSLNEIRPIAHQLLTAFHALKGIGVIHADLKLDNIMLVNHQNQPFRVKLIDFGLSLHTSEVRPGLVAQAIGYRAPEVILGLPFTEAIDMWSLGCVLVVLYLSCHLFGSRCEYQQMRNIVDVIGQPADHLLDAGSFTHKFFNLNWHNDNPKWWLKTPMEYKLTTGIEPKECERALNHLDEIVTIFPDMMELMELEDQIAFLSLLKCLLQTDHEQRISPDKALKHPFISMVHLQEELDISMYVEDSFEKMNLSQTDDSNEELTFHIVVEEELKTGETPACLQADAAGSASPGSCDDTSDVATAKGGAKDASAEDQSAAAQANNEEDKEELRSPTDGSTVKEETAEVKKSSLRRIRKFFSRAFRTVFRIKKKT is encoded by the exons ATGTCTCAGAGTCCAGCCTCAGCCCGCCGTCTGTCGGCTGATAAAGACTGTGTGGTGAAACCGAACGACATCATCAACAGCAGCACCACTTGTTACCTCGTCCAGGACTTTGTTGGCAAAGGATGCTTCGGCAAAGTTGCCAAGTCCGTGAACTTGTTCACAGCAAAGGACGTAGCTCTCAAGATCGTAACATCTGAGGACAGCAGAGCCTCAAAAAGAGAG CTCAAAATGCTCCAGGCTATCCGTGGTCTTGACCCAGTCAAGACAAATGTCGTTGACTTCTTTGAGACGTTTGAGCACAGAGGTCTGACCTGTCTGGCTTTTGAGAAGCTGGACAGAGACCTGTTCCAGCTTTTGATGGACAGACATGCGAAGCCTCTGTCGCTCAATGAGATAAGACCAATTGCACATCAG CTGCTGACAGCTTTTCATGCTCTCAAAGGAATTGGTGTCATTCATGCTGACCTGAAGTTGGATAACATCATGCTGGTGAACCATCAGAACCAGCCCTTCAGAGTTAAGCTCATTGATTTTGGTCTGTCACTTCACACCAGTGAAGTGAGGCCGGGTCTGGTGGCACAGGCTATCGGGTACAG AGCACCCGAAGTCATCCTAGGCCTCCCCTTCACAGAGGCAATAGACATGTGGAGTCTGGGTTGTGTCCTTGTGGTGCTGTACCTCTCCTGTCACCTGTTTGGGTCACGCTGTGAGTACCAGCAG ATGAGGAACATCGTTGATGTCATCGGTCAGCCAGCTGACCACCTCCTCGATGCTGGCAGCTTCACCCACAAGTTCTTCAATCTGAACTGGCATAATGACAACCCAAAGTGGTGGCTTAAG ACTCCAATGGAGTACAAACTGACCACTGGCATTGAGCCCAAAGAATGTGAGAGGGCTCTCAATCATCTGGATGAGATTGTAACA ATCTTTCCAGACATGATGGAGTTAATGGAGCTAGAGGATCAGATAGCTTTCCTGAGCCTCCTAAAGTGTCTCCTTCAGACTGACCATGAGCAGAGGATCAGTCCTGACAAGGCCCTGAAGCACCCCTTCATCTCAATGGTGCACCtacaggaggagctggacaTCAGCATGTA TGTTGAAGATTCATTTGAGAAAATGAACCTCAGCCAGACGGATGACTCCAATGAGGAGCTGACATTTCACATTGTAGTTGAAGAAGAGCTGAAAACTGGAGAAACTCCGGCCTGTCTTCAAGCAGATGCTGCAGGATCAGCCTCCCCTGGCTCCTGTGACGACACGTCTGATGTTGCAACAGCTAAAGGAGGCGCTAAAGATGCCTCAGCTGAGGACCAATCAGCTGCAGCACAGGCGAACAATgaggaggacaaggaggagCTGAGGTCGCCCACTGATGGGTCCACAGTTAAAGAGGAGACTGCTGAGGTGAAGAAGAGCTCACTGAGAAGAATCAGGAAGTTCTTCAGCCGGGCCTTTAGGACTGTGTTtaggataaaaaagaaaacctag